The following are encoded in a window of Cydia amplana chromosome 20, ilCydAmpl1.1, whole genome shotgun sequence genomic DNA:
- the LOC134657663 gene encoding uncharacterized protein LOC134657663 produces MDSQFKGWLQVYTDASKINPRESVGSAVWIPKYKIVLNNKSPPQASIFTGEAVALYEAITYIKSHNQDKSIILTDSLSCLQDLKRLPFHSKDNFYLTLKIKDKLRECHDANLQVVLAWIPSHSGITGNEVVDQCAKAAIHQSFASDQKCFTRDIRSSIRCLLFEKWNKLWQLSRRAKGQHYGNIQPNIPPKPWFFKHKGYSKVVTSNIIRLRLGHICSPVRLAKSRIRDSSICECGLDEGWMDTLPNTVYTSPTIFIILAVCYPTSTLAESSSPDGAIIHKN; encoded by the exons ATGGACAGTCAATTTAAGGGATGGCTACAGGTCTACACAGATGCCTCTAAAATAAACCCAAGAGAATCCGTAGGATCAGCGGTATGGATcccaaaatataaaatagtacTCAATAATAAAAGCCCTCCACAAGCCTCAATATTTACTGGCGAAGCAGTCGCTCTATATGAAGCTATCACCTACATTAAATCGCACAATCAAGACAAAAGTATAATCTTGACTGATTCTCTGAGCTGCCTACAGGATTTGAAGAGACTACCATTTCACTCCAAGGATAACTTCTAcctaactttaaaaataaaagataaactTAGAGAATGCCATGATGCCAATTTGCAAGTAGTGTTGGCATGGATCCCTAGCCATTCAGGCATAACGGGCAACGAGGTCGTGGACCAATGTGCTAAAGCTGCCATACACCAGAGCTTCGCTTCTGACCAAAAATGCTTTACTCGCGACATAAGATCTTCGATAAGATGTCTTCTATTTGAAAAATGGAATAAATTATGGCAGCTCTCACGTAGAGCCAAGGGTCAACATTACGGTAACATACAGCCAAATATCCCTCCTAAACCCTGGTTCTTCAAGCACAAAGGCTATTCTAAGGTTGTTACCTCGAATATTATCAGATTACGACTTGGACATATTTGTTCGCCAGTGCGCCTGGCCAAGAGCCGAATAAGGGATAGCTCTATCTGTGAGTGTGGACTGGACGAAG GGTGGATGGATACTCTACCGAACACCGTCTATACATCACCGACGATCTTTATCATACTGGCCGTGTGTTATCCAACCTCGACACTGGCGGAATCATCAAGCCCTGATGGAGCCATAATACACAAAAATTGA
- the LOC134657567 gene encoding protein glass — protein MEYVPNNPQFGLELCCDPLQCRCLEPPLRELDDCCQQENDNCCTENGEDLNGLGDIAPAIADDVSGDPAWGEDMGSFSLPPLELDPLPSLFPFSPCSGYNRNNGSECRERGGGDAADVLLSLKHAVVHGDCAAETVHPQMMVNGGGGYPYYEHYGGAPLFPTMSVNVSMNMTMHGCPPDQLCSQVQWNQNTSPPSVNVVYPQTQNMISPNAYPAATYSFTADFRTPNQSDPLITATSSFKPLQLQNAQKQNNYLFQQKNFSGQKMQSLKRSPSRIFVQESQKEQIGNGYMLNHQGQMHSQDYAYTACVNASGKVQVGALSGCSEDDEQKPNLCRICGKTYARPSTLKTHLRTHSGERPYRCGDCNKSFSQAANLTAHVRTHTGQKPFRCPICDRRFSQSSSVTTHMRTHSGERPYQCRSCKKAFSDSSTLTKHLRIHSGEKPYQCKLCLLRFSQSGNLNRHMRVHGNMSGGMLG, from the exons ATGGAGTACGTCCCCAACAACCCCCAGTTCGGGCTGGAGCTGTGCTGCGACCCGCTGCAGTGCCGCTGTCTAGAGCCGCCTTTACGAGAGTTGGACGACTGTTGTCAG CAGGAAAACGACAACTGCTGCACAGAAAATGGCGAGGACCTAAACGGTTTAGGAGACATCGCGCCCGCCATCGCGGACGATGTGAGCGGCGACCCGGCCTGGGGAGAAGACATGGGATCCTTCTCACTACCACCGCTGGAATTGGACCCGCTGCCTTCCTTGTTCCCCTTCTCGCCTTGCTCAGGATACAA CAGGAACAACGGGAGCGAATGCCGCGAAAGGGGAGGCGGCGATGCGGCAGACGTCCTGCTCTCTCTCAAGCATGCCGTCGTTCACGGCGACTGCGccgccgaaactgtacacccaCAG ATGATGGTGAATGGTGGCGGCGGCTACCCGTATTACGAGCACTACGGCGGAGCGCCCCTCTTCCCGACCATGTCCGTCAACGTGTCCATGAACATGACCATGCACGGCTGCCCGCCCGACCAACTCTGCTCCCAG GTCCAATGGAACCAGAACACCTCACCGCCCTCAGTAAACGTGGTCTACCCGCAAACACAGAACATGATAAGCCCAAACGCCTACCCAGCAGCAACCTACTCCTTCACCGCTGACTTCAGAACACCGAACCAATCAGACCCTCTCATCACAGCCACGTCATCGTTCAAACCTCTGCAACTCCAAAATGCACAGAAGCAAAACAACTATCTGTTCCAACAGAAGAATTTTTCTGGGCAAAAGATGCAGTCGCTAAAGAGATCACCGTCCAGAATATTTGTCCAGGAGAGTCAGAAGGAACAGATCGGGAATGGGTACATGTTGAATCATCAGGGACAGATGCATTCACAGGATTACGCGTATACGGCGTGTGTTAATGCGAGTGGGAAAGTTCAG GTGGGCGCACTCAGCGGCTGTTCAGAAGATGACGAGCAGAAGCCCAACCTCTGCCGCATATGCGGGAAGACCTACGCCCGGCCTAGCACGCTGAAAACGCACCTTCGTACGCATTCCGGCGAGCGCCCTTACCGGTGCGGGGATTGCAACAAGAGCTTCTCTCAAGCTGCGAACTTGACCGCTCATGTTAGGACTCATACAGGACAGAAGCCTTTCAG GTGCCCTATTTGCGATCGTCGGTTCAGCCAAAGCTCCAGTGTAACTACGCATATGAGGACACATTCCGGGGAACGGCCATATCA ATGTCGGTCCTGCAAGAAAGCTTTCTCCGATAGCTCAACCCTCACAAAGCACCTCCGGATACATTCTGGAGAGAAGCCATACCAGTGCAAGCTCTGCTTGCTTAG ATTCTCGCAGTCCGGCAACCTGAACCGACACATGCGCGTCCACGGAAACATGTCCGGCGGCATGCTCGGCTGA